From the Thermoplasmata archaeon genome, one window contains:
- a CDS encoding class I SAM-dependent methyltransferase, with amino-acid sequence MRPWRTEHGRMSSEAVALREAFNRVGDSIETTAATNPVNSWMRATSRREILAVCPPGSALLEIGCGAGADAVFLAEHGYRIEALDISDGMVQAARERVRSEGLQSCVHLWRGRLSEVASDLERSGWYPFDGAYANFSLTYEDSLRSLAGTVHDLLRPGAPFVFTLPNKLCLSEPLIAMARLRVRGVLSRFKEPQWARVRGMKVRFHAYTPVRVLRTLEGFFEPLGVVGVPVFMPPPFLYNPAFERLRANLEPFDDRLSARFPWRYLGDTTLFKVARV; translated from the coding sequence TTGCGCCCCTGGCGAACGGAGCACGGCCGCATGAGTAGCGAAGCTGTCGCGCTCCGGGAGGCATTCAACCGCGTTGGCGACTCAATCGAGACGACCGCCGCAACGAATCCGGTGAACAGCTGGATGCGCGCGACGAGCCGTCGAGAGATCCTCGCGGTCTGCCCACCCGGTTCGGCACTTCTCGAGATCGGATGCGGTGCGGGAGCCGACGCGGTCTTCCTTGCCGAACATGGGTACCGAATCGAAGCCCTTGACATCTCGGACGGAATGGTCCAAGCCGCCCGCGAGCGCGTACGCTCCGAAGGGCTACAGTCGTGCGTCCACCTGTGGAGAGGTCGGCTGTCCGAAGTCGCCAGCGACCTTGAGCGGTCCGGCTGGTACCCTTTCGACGGGGCCTACGCAAACTTCAGTCTCACCTACGAGGACTCGCTGCGGAGCTTAGCCGGGACCGTCCACGATCTCCTCCGACCAGGCGCGCCGTTCGTGTTCACCCTCCCCAATAAGCTGTGCCTCTCGGAACCGCTCATCGCGATGGCCCGACTGCGCGTTCGGGGAGTCCTCTCACGTTTCAAGGAGCCGCAGTGGGCGAGAGTCCGCGGTATGAAGGTCCGCTTCCATGCGTACACGCCGGTGCGTGTCCTTCGAACGCTTGAGGGGTTTTTCGAACCGCTGGGCGTGGTGGGCGTGCCAGTGTTCATGCCGCCGCCCTTCCTCTACAACCCCGCATTCGAACGGCTGCGGGCGAATCTGGAACCGTTCGATGATCGCCTCTCGGCGCGCTTCCCCTGGCGGTACCTTGGTGACACAACCCTGTTCAAGGTTGCGAGGGTCTGA